The genome window ATTCTTCACAATTTTTAAAATCGAAATCACAAGCAGGTATTATATTACCATCAGGACATAAATCAGGTTCTTTTAACATGAGACACATAGCTCTTTCAGCTTCATCAGAAAGAGAATGTTCCATTTCACAAGCTTGAACATGTAAATTTTCAAATTTAATTCCTAAAACATCTTTTAAAAATAATTCAAGAATCCTATGTTTCCTTGTAATTTTTTGAGCAATTTTACTTCCTTTTGGAGTGAGAGTTGCACCTTTATATGGAATATAATTAACATATCCTAATTTTTCTAATTTTTTAAGCATTTGAGTAACACTACCTGGTGCTACACCAAGATTTTTTGATAAAGTTGTAGTGGAAACATGATCAGAAACACATCCAAATTTATATAATGTCTCTAAATATTCTTCAATGTTTTCACTTATTTCTTTTTTTGGCATAATAATACTCCCTTAATAAAAAAATATGATTAAAAATTTAATAATTATTTATATATTAATAAAACTAATATAAAAAGTTTTAGTTTACCTAAAAACAGAATAAGAAAAATAATCTAAGTTAAAAATAAGTAAAAATTAATTAAGTAAATAAAAAATAAAATTTTAAAAAAAAAAATAATAGAAAATTAAATAAATAAAAATTTAAGAGGAAAAATCCTCTTAAATCACTTGTTTAAATATTTAACTTTTATTCTAGAATGGTAAAGTAGTATATCTATTATATATTGTTGCAGTAGCTGTATTCCAATTATTAATTACACCAAAAGTGTTTCTTGTAGAAATACAATCTGCAGAATACCATTGACCATTTACATATACTTCAGTCCAAACATGACCATACCAACCATCACTAAAGTGACAGTAACCGTGAACATAACGTATAGTTACTCCAACAGCACGACACATAGCAACATAAAGGTTAGATTGATCACAACAATTACCACTTCTTTTAGTTAAAGTTAAAGCTGCACCTTGTTGGGAATTATAATAATAATCATATACGACATTATCTCTTACCCAATTAAACATAGCAACAGCCTTATCATAATCTGAACTAAGACCAGAAGTTAAACTTACTGCAAGAGCAGTAATAGATGAAGTATTTGCACTACTACTTCCACCATTTGAATCGGTAGTATCAATTACAACATAATTTGGTAACTGATTATTGTTTCCATAATATGCAAGAACTCTACTAAATGCTTCAATTAAAGCATTATATGAAACTTTTCCAATAGCAGTAGTTGAATAATTAGGACCTTGTTCATAATTTAAAATAAACTTATAAGTCCTAGTAGCAGAATCAACATAATCTATTCTGTTTAAATTTTCACTAATTGAGTCTCCAGTATCTGGAGATGAAGGTTCATCTAATGAATCGATAATAGCAATATTAGAAGTATTTCCAGAGTCTAATTGTGAGA of Methanobrevibacter wolinii SH contains these proteins:
- a CDS encoding metal-dependent transcriptional regulator, with the translated sequence MPKKEISENIEEYLETLYKFGCVSDHVSTTTLSKNLGVAPGSVTQMLKKLEKLGYVNYIPYKGATLTPKGSKIAQKITRKHRILELFLKDVLGIKFENLHVQACEMEHSLSDEAERAMCLMLKEPDLCPDGNIIPACDFDFKNCEECRNYSKDVEEIGLRDSNLLSITQVKEGNSGIVSFIRGNVLELANVLELHITMGSKIGIITKDNSKDYLIITVDDKETPIKRDIANNIFLKVH